DNA sequence from the Chloroflexota bacterium genome:
GATCTGCAGGCGTTCACGTGGTCGAAATCGGCGCAAACGACGGGGTTCTTCTCTCGCGGCTGCCGACGGCGTGGCGTCGCGTCGGTATCGATCCCAGTGACGTCGCGCGCACGCAACGGTCCGAAGACTACGAGCTGCTGAATCTGCCTCTCACCTTCGACTTGGCTATGGAGTATCCCGACCGCGGCAAAGTGGATCTGGTGACGTCATCGAATACCATGGCGCACTTCACCGATCTGCACGGAGCTTTCGAGGCCGCTGACATACTCCTCCGCCTGGGCGGCGAGCTCATCTTGGAAGTGCACGATCTCGCGGCGACGCTGGACGGCGGCCAGTGGGACACGATCTATCACGAGCATAAAGTCGAATGGTCTGAGCGCTCACTCCGCGCCGTCGTCGGAGAGGTTGGGTTCGAGCCGACCTTCACGCAGCGGAGGCCGCTGCATGGAGGGCTTCTTCGATGCGGGTTCAAGAAGACCGGCACGTTGGTTCCGATTACGCGGCCGAGTGACCTTCACCGGGAATCCTTCCAACTGCTAGTTGACGGCTATTCGCGGCGCCGCCGGTCGCCGGTGTACGCGGTGCTCACTGCCGCTCTACACGGGGATCGACGCGTAGCCGCATATGGCGCGTCCGGACGTGCGAACGTGTGGATGAACCAGTTGCCGGAGCTTGACTTTGAGTATGTGATCGATGACTCGCCGCTGCGCAACGGACGCTGGCTGCCGTCAATAGCGGTCCCGGTCTATCCGTCGGCGACACTCGACACCAGGCCTCCGGATGTTTGTCTAATCACAGCGTGGAACTACGCCCGCGACATTATCGCCAAGCACCCTGACTTTCGCGGCACCTGGCTCCAGACGTTCGCTCGTGACCCTTAGCTCGACAAGAGTGGGGCGTGTGCAGTCGCGACGGCGCATCCGCTAGAGTGTGCGCTTAGCGCGGTGCGCCTGGTGTGGCTGGGCTTACGACACGACCTCGCGGGGTGACCCCAGCGTCACCGCCAGGACGACTGCCCACGTCGGAAGGCGCATCAGAATGCCCACGCCCCGGTCGCGAAGCGCGCCGAGAACCACAGCAGAAGCGCCACCGAGACGCCCCCCAGCACAAACCCAAGCCACCGCCGCTCGGCCAGCTGGGCGAACCACGCGAAGAGCGGGAACATGGTGAGTGCGTAGCGCGGCACGGACAACACGAACGATGTGCTGACAAACAGCAGCCAGTTGCCGGTCATCCAGGTGAACCAGGCGGGGCGGAAGCGGAACGCCGCCACGACCGTCCCCGCCAGCCCCAGGACGATGGCCGCGAGCTCGGTGACGCCGTACATGACGACGTTCTCGGGAGTGTCATTCTCGAGCCACCCGAACACTCCGCCGATCCCCTCCCACGGCCAGGCCAGCGACTTGAACCAGTGCTCGTTCTGGATGCGGAGGAACTCGAACGGGTTGCCGTACACCGCGTAGTTGATCAACAGGTAGCCGCCGAAGCCCACCGCCACCAGGCCGATCCATGCCCAGGCCGCCCGCCAGCGCCGATCCTCCGCCCACTGCAGCCACGCCTCTGCCGCGAGCGCCGGGATGAGGATCAGGCCGTTGACCCGCGTCAGCGCTGCCAGCCCGCC
Encoded proteins:
- a CDS encoding methyltransferase domain-containing protein; the encoded protein is MPLAGRFCESETEALTSPKFPLTWVQCQWCELVQVLEDVSDSVLYGQYRYGSSTVPGLVRHFEEYAKFLASRFGSAGVHVVEIGANDGVLLSRLPTAWRRVGIDPSDVARTQRSEDYELLNLPLTFDLAMEYPDRGKVDLVTSSNTMAHFTDLHGAFEAADILLRLGGELILEVHDLAATLDGGQWDTIYHEHKVEWSERSLRAVVGEVGFEPTFTQRRPLHGGLLRCGFKKTGTLVPITRPSDLHRESFQLLVDGYSRRRRSPVYAVLTAALHGDRRVAAYGASGRANVWMNQLPELDFEYVIDDSPLRNGRWLPSIAVPVYPSATLDTRPPDVCLITAWNYARDIIAKHPDFRGTWLQTFARDP
- a CDS encoding glycosyltransferase family 39 protein; translated protein: MEAVRPWLRTTDAQLVGLTLLVKALLFAWGLVMVALVNDRPIDLGQIFGIWNRWDAPHYLDVALFGYTAYDPGNLPMYSKLGDLDLFIVFYPLFPWATALGLTVLPELVAPIMVSAVASVAAVLLLYRLVAREFGEHIGKRAAVFMLIFPTAYFLHIGYTESLFLALVLGSFLAARTDRWWLAGLLGGLAALTRVNGLILIPALAAEAWLQWAEDRRWRAAWAWIGLVAVGFGGYLLINYAVYGNPFEFLRIQNEHWFKSLAWPWEGIGGVFGWLENDTPENVVMYGVTELAAIVLGLAGTVVAAFRFRPAWFTWMTGNWLLFVSTSFVLSVPRYALTMFPLFAWFAQLAERRWLGFVLGGVSVALLLWFSARFATGAWAF